The following proteins are co-located in the Coleofasciculus sp. FACHB-1120 genome:
- a CDS encoding UDP-N-acetylmuramoyl-L-alanyl-D-glutamate--2,6-diaminopimelate ligase — translation MKLRELLATIPQIEQPSSQTALELEVKGLTTNSHACQPGDLFIGMPGTRVDGGEFWEGAIASGAVAALISSQAAQKQPPKGEDACVIPVADMTQACAQVAAAFYGYPAQQLKLIGVTGTNGKTTTTHLIEFFLTRSQLPTALFGTLYARWAGFTQTAAHTTPFAVELQKQLAEAIAAGSQMGVMEVSSHALAQGRILGCPFSVAVFTNLTQDHLDFHSDMEDYFKAKALLFSPEYLKGRAVINSDDSYGQRLIEGLNPDQVWRYSVNDTTADLWMSDLSYEPTGVSGVMHTPKGDVAFRSPLVGQYNLENLLAAVGAVLDLGVDLELIAAALPEFLGVPGRMERVQISSQQEISVIVDYAHTPDSLENLLKAARPFIPGKMICVFGCGGDRDRTKRPQMGQIAAQLADKAVVTSDNPRTEDPERILQDIVAGIPTTTQPVVVISDRATAIHTAILEAQPGDGVLIAGKGHEDYQILGTEKIHFDDREQARDALLKRMP, via the coding sequence ATGAAATTGCGAGAGTTATTAGCAACCATTCCCCAGATTGAGCAACCCTCTAGTCAGACTGCCCTGGAATTAGAAGTTAAAGGCTTAACGACAAATTCCCATGCTTGTCAACCGGGAGATTTGTTTATCGGAATGCCCGGAACGCGAGTGGATGGAGGAGAGTTTTGGGAAGGAGCGATCGCATCTGGTGCAGTCGCCGCCCTGATTTCTTCTCAAGCTGCCCAGAAACAGCCTCCCAAAGGGGAAGACGCCTGCGTAATCCCAGTTGCAGACATGACTCAAGCTTGTGCCCAAGTCGCTGCTGCCTTTTATGGCTACCCCGCACAACAGCTAAAACTGATTGGTGTCACCGGCACGAATGGCAAAACGACAACAACTCATTTAATCGAATTTTTCCTAACTCGGAGCCAGTTACCAACGGCTTTATTTGGGACGCTGTATGCCCGTTGGGCTGGCTTTACACAAACTGCTGCCCACACGACGCCTTTTGCGGTCGAACTGCAAAAACAACTGGCAGAAGCGATCGCAGCCGGATCTCAGATGGGTGTGATGGAAGTGAGTTCTCACGCTTTGGCGCAAGGTCGGATTTTGGGTTGTCCGTTCTCGGTTGCGGTGTTCACCAATCTCACCCAGGATCATCTAGACTTCCACTCGGACATGGAAGATTACTTCAAGGCAAAAGCTTTGCTGTTTAGCCCTGAGTATCTTAAGGGGCGGGCGGTGATTAATTCCGATGACTCCTACGGACAGCGGTTGATCGAGGGGTTAAATCCAGACCAAGTGTGGCGCTACAGCGTCAACGATACAACTGCCGATTTGTGGATGAGCGACCTGAGTTATGAGCCAACGGGAGTCAGCGGGGTAATGCATACCCCTAAAGGGGACGTGGCTTTCCGTTCGCCCCTGGTCGGGCAGTACAATCTGGAAAATTTACTTGCCGCTGTGGGAGCAGTATTGGATTTGGGAGTAGATTTGGAGTTAATTGCGGCGGCGCTGCCCGAATTTTTGGGAGTACCAGGACGGATGGAACGAGTGCAAATTAGTTCCCAGCAAGAGATTAGCGTTATTGTCGATTATGCTCACACGCCGGACAGTTTGGAGAATTTGCTAAAAGCGGCGCGTCCGTTTATTCCCGGTAAGATGATCTGCGTTTTTGGTTGTGGAGGCGATCGCGATCGCACCAAACGTCCGCAAATGGGTCAAATTGCCGCGCAGTTAGCAGACAAAGCTGTTGTTACCTCCGACAATCCCCGCACGGAAGATCCAGAACGGATTTTGCAAGATATTGTTGCCGGGATACCAACCACGACTCAACCAGTCGTGGTGATTAGCGATCGCGCGACTGCCATTCACACCGCTATTTTAGAAGCCCAGCCGGGTGATGGCGTCCTCATCGCGGGTAAAGGTCATGAAGACTACCAAATCTTAGGAACGGAAAAAATCCACTTTGACGATCGAGAACAAGCACGGGATGCCTTATTAAAGCGGATGCCTTAG
- a CDS encoding glutaredoxin family protein, with amino-acid sequence MRLILYSKPGCHLCEGLQEKLEQVSNPPIELEIRDITTREDWFQAYQYEIPVLFRVRSQRTDRVEEPLPRPSPRATVQQLEQMLQKYLLVKDKE; translated from the coding sequence GTGCGGTTAATTCTGTACAGCAAGCCGGGTTGTCACTTGTGCGAGGGGTTACAAGAAAAACTCGAACAGGTTTCAAACCCCCCCATCGAACTGGAAATCCGGGATATCACGACCCGCGAAGATTGGTTTCAAGCCTATCAATATGAAATTCCCGTCCTGTTTAGGGTTCGATCGCAGCGTACAGATCGAGTAGAAGAACCGTTGCCCCGTCCTTCGCCCCGCGCTACGGTGCAACAGTTGGAGCAAATGTTACAGAAATATTTGCTGGTAAAGGATAAAGAATAA
- a CDS encoding CHAT domain-containing protein translates to MKSLVSSVSLLLVVLHLAGISTERVQAQAIIPTPDITATLSGGKGKILLAQAATPTPLDNAFDRGNLTEIVPKIEQTWEKQYEDYFRINFSDESITAKDVADTLGKIAVQTGKKPALIYVVPRAKQLELVLITPGNQLIHKRIPEAKSEVLLKEAAKFREDIVDPRHRNSSRYLPAAQQLYRWIVAPLEADLKTNKIDTLIFCVGAGLRTIPLAAFHDGQKFLVEKYSIGRIPAFKLTDTLYVSLKNSQVLAMGASTFKEQTPLPAVPVELSAIAQKLWQGKSFLNQQFTLKNLQSQRASEPYKIIHLATHAFFEPGDPNNSYVQLWDSKLTLDKMRQLQWNAPPVELLVLSACRTALGDKQAELGFAGLAVQSGAKSSVASLWSVSDEGTLGLMTEFYRHLKTAPIKAEALRQAQIEMLQGKIRLQDGQLYTPTREISLPPELAGIQNLNLSHPYYWAAFTLVGSPW, encoded by the coding sequence ATGAAATCACTCGTGAGTAGTGTTAGCTTATTGCTAGTAGTACTGCACCTAGCGGGAATTAGCACAGAACGGGTGCAGGCACAAGCAATCATCCCAACACCTGATATTACTGCTACCCTCTCTGGTGGGAAAGGGAAGATTCTTCTAGCACAAGCTGCTACCCCCACCCCATTAGACAACGCTTTCGATCGAGGAAATTTGACGGAGATAGTGCCGAAAATTGAGCAAACCTGGGAGAAACAATATGAAGATTACTTTCGGATAAATTTCTCTGACGAATCAATTACAGCCAAGGATGTCGCCGATACTCTAGGCAAAATCGCGGTTCAAACGGGTAAAAAGCCAGCGTTAATTTATGTAGTTCCTAGAGCAAAACAACTAGAACTAGTGTTGATTACTCCGGGGAATCAACTCATTCACAAACGGATTCCAGAAGCGAAGAGTGAAGTTCTGCTCAAAGAAGCGGCAAAGTTTAGAGAAGATATCGTAGATCCCAGGCATCGGAATAGCTCCCGCTATCTGCCAGCCGCGCAACAGTTATATCGCTGGATTGTTGCGCCACTGGAGGCAGATTTAAAAACAAATAAGATAGACACGCTCATCTTTTGTGTGGGTGCTGGTCTGCGTACTATCCCTCTGGCAGCTTTCCATGATGGGCAAAAGTTTTTGGTGGAAAAGTATAGTATTGGGCGCATTCCTGCCTTCAAACTGACCGATACCCTCTATGTCTCTCTGAAGAATTCGCAAGTTCTAGCAATGGGTGCGTCAACATTTAAGGAGCAAACTCCCTTACCTGCGGTGCCAGTGGAATTATCTGCGATCGCGCAAAAGCTCTGGCAGGGTAAATCCTTTTTAAACCAACAATTCACCCTGAAGAATCTGCAATCGCAACGCGCCTCCGAACCCTATAAAATTATTCACCTGGCAACCCATGCCTTCTTTGAGCCGGGAGACCCGAACAACTCCTACGTTCAATTATGGGACTCGAAACTAACACTGGATAAGATGCGGCAATTACAGTGGAACGCTCCACCCGTGGAACTGTTAGTGCTGAGTGCTTGTAGAACTGCTCTCGGTGATAAACAAGCAGAATTAGGCTTTGCGGGGTTAGCTGTTCAATCTGGAGCTAAGTCCTCTGTCGCCAGTTTGTGGTCTGTCAGCGATGAAGGAACCTTGGGACTGATGACAGAGTTTTATCGGCATCTGAAAACTGCGCCGATTAAAGCAGAGGCGCTTAGGCAAGCTCAGATAGAGATGTTGCAAGGGAAAATCCGCCTCCAAGATGGTCAGTTGTACACTCCCACCAGGGAGATATCCCTGCCCCCAGAATTGGCAGGAATTCAGAACCTGAATCTATCGCACCCCTACTATTGGGCTGCCTTTACCTTAGTAGGCAGCCCCTGGTAA
- a CDS encoding slipin family protein — translation MGTTLGTLLVFFFVLAASGLKLDREYERGVIFRLGRTKGVMGPGMYWIIPWIDQKMQIDVRTKTVNIEPQETVTADSVTIKVNAVLYYRILDPSKAINRVEDYNMAVYQIALTTLRNVVGQNILDDVLQSRDKINTKVQEIVDEITEPWGIVIERVEMKDVEIPLAMQRAMAKEAEAIREKRARLIKAAAEQEASIKLAEASQMIMKNPAVLELRRLQMLTEIGAENNTTTVIMMPSDIIQAAKNLTTGISNGNQAEVRPFQPEVIFTEKPVPDDAL, via the coding sequence ATGGGCACCACTCTAGGCACACTTTTAGTTTTCTTTTTCGTTCTAGCAGCTTCTGGACTTAAACTAGACCGAGAATACGAACGCGGCGTCATCTTTCGACTGGGTAGAACAAAGGGCGTTATGGGGCCGGGGATGTATTGGATTATTCCCTGGATCGATCAGAAAATGCAGATCGATGTCCGCACCAAAACGGTGAATATTGAACCCCAAGAAACTGTTACGGCGGACAGCGTGACGATTAAAGTGAATGCTGTTCTTTATTACCGAATTCTTGACCCCTCAAAGGCTATTAATCGGGTTGAAGATTACAATATGGCGGTTTACCAAATCGCTTTGACAACTTTACGCAATGTGGTAGGTCAAAATATCCTGGATGATGTCTTACAAAGCCGGGATAAAATTAACACCAAAGTCCAAGAAATTGTCGATGAAATCACAGAACCTTGGGGGATTGTGATTGAACGGGTGGAAATGAAAGACGTAGAAATTCCCCTGGCGATGCAGCGGGCCATGGCAAAAGAAGCGGAAGCAATTCGAGAAAAACGAGCCAGACTCATTAAAGCGGCGGCGGAACAGGAAGCCTCGATTAAGTTAGCAGAAGCTTCGCAAATGATTATGAAGAACCCTGCTGTATTGGAGTTGCGGCGTCTACAAATGCTGACAGAAATTGGTGCGGAAAATAACACGACGACGGTGATTATGATGCCGTCTGATATCATTCAAGCAGCAAAGAATTTGACCACTGGAATCTCGAATGGCAATCAAGCCGAGGTACGTCCTTTTCAACCAGAGGTAATTTTCACCGAGAAGCCAGTTCCGGATGACGCCCTCTAA
- a CDS encoding FAD-dependent hydroxylase, with protein sequence MALEQTVQTISSPQTSAAQQGFDYDLAIVGGGIIGATLACALKDSGLRIALIERSPQSAAVAIGRAYAISLMSGRIFEGMGVWDKILPQINAFQQIRLSDADYPGIVQFSPQDLGTERLGYGAEHRVLLTALQDSLRDCPNVSWLCPAEVVSADYQADAVEIEIVVRGEIPHSKIQSSQALEIPPNPPLKSGGDEGIQSSQTSEIPPLKSGGDEGKQTAKIRTRLLVAADGARSPIRQAAGIRTQGWHYWQSCVVATIKPEKPHQNIAYESFWPSGPMGVLPLPGNRCQVVWTAPHTEAKALKEIDEKEFLAELERRTAGLLGRLELEGDRYVFPVQLMQSDRYTLPRLALIGDAAHCCHPVAGQGMNLGIRDAAAIAQVLKSAHNLGEDIGDIQVLKRYERWRKQENLTILGFTDFLDRMFSNNWLPVVAIRRLGLWMLRRIRPVKTFALQLMTGLRGRHPELASR encoded by the coding sequence ATGGCGCTGGAACAGACCGTTCAAACAATTTCGTCGCCGCAGACATCGGCAGCCCAGCAAGGCTTTGACTACGACTTAGCGATTGTGGGCGGTGGAATCATTGGGGCAACTCTCGCTTGTGCCTTAAAGGATTCTGGGCTGCGGATAGCGTTAATTGAGAGATCGCCCCAGTCTGCTGCTGTTGCCATCGGACGCGCTTATGCCATCTCCCTCATGTCGGGGCGCATTTTCGAGGGTATGGGTGTTTGGGATAAAATACTGCCTCAAATCAATGCATTTCAACAAATTCGCTTATCTGACGCCGATTATCCTGGCATTGTACAATTTTCTCCCCAAGATTTAGGCACAGAAAGGCTAGGGTATGGGGCGGAACATCGGGTGTTGCTGACGGCTTTGCAGGATAGCTTGAGAGATTGCCCGAATGTGTCTTGGTTGTGTCCAGCGGAAGTGGTGAGTGCCGACTATCAAGCTGACGCGGTAGAGATCGAAATTGTCGTCAGAGGGGAGATTCCCCACTCTAAAATTCAATCTTCTCAAGCCTTGGAGATCCCCCCCAACCCCCCCTTAAAAAGTGGGGGCGATGAGGGGATTCAATCCTCTCAAACCTCGGAGATCCCCCCCTTAAAAAGTGGGGGCGATGAGGGGAAGCAAACAGCCAAAATTAGAACGCGCTTGCTGGTAGCAGCGGATGGGGCGCGATCGCCTATCCGCCAAGCTGCTGGTATCCGCACCCAAGGATGGCATTACTGGCAATCCTGTGTGGTCGCAACGATTAAACCAGAAAAACCCCACCAGAATATCGCCTACGAAAGCTTTTGGCCGAGTGGCCCGATGGGGGTTCTGCCGCTACCGGGGAACCGCTGTCAGGTTGTTTGGACTGCCCCGCATACAGAAGCGAAAGCTTTAAAAGAAATAGACGAAAAAGAGTTTTTGGCGGAACTGGAACGCCGCACGGCTGGACTGTTGGGGCGTTTGGAACTAGAAGGCGATCGCTATGTTTTCCCAGTGCAATTGATGCAAAGCGATCGCTACACCCTTCCCCGACTCGCCCTGATTGGCGATGCTGCCCATTGTTGCCATCCGGTAGCAGGACAAGGCATGAATTTGGGGATTCGGGATGCAGCAGCGATCGCCCAAGTTTTAAAATCCGCCCATAATTTAGGGGAAGATATCGGTGATATACAGGTACTTAAACGCTACGAACGCTGGCGTAAACAAGAAAACCTGACCATTTTAGGTTTTACCGATTTCCTCGATCGGATGTTTTCTAATAATTGGTTGCCAGTCGTAGCAATTCGCCGCTTAGGTTTATGGATGCTGCGACGAATTCGTCCCGTTAAGACCTTTGCTTTGCAGCTAATGACAGGGCTTAGAGGGCGTCATCCGGAACTGGCTTCTCGGTGA
- a CDS encoding caspase family protein — protein MMSHIKRRQFLQFAGSTLATLGLSHLDVMRKGDRYGKVLAQSTPRKLALLVGINAYQNSSDRLAGCITDVEMQQHLLIHRFGFNKNDVHILTDAQATREGILGAFDEYLIGQAKPGDVVVFHFSGHGSRVDDSPECDEVVLKLSESCLNSTIVPADNSLPLVARRRGGIASDITGHTLFLLASAVKTENLTMVLDSCHAGGGKRGNLNVRALDGGVQVKVSPVEKEYQRQLLSRLNLSPDEYIQARRAGVAKGIVIAAADRKQLAADQRFNGFAAGAFTYVMTQYLWQQTGDEPVASAIANIARTTNQISSTGQIPEYEAKQKSNEQEPAYFLNQQTLPAEAVITKVEGDGVQLWLGGVNSQSIPAFDRGAILTVIDAQGKEQGLVQLEANSRKGLTARGKLLNTERGGVSSPPQLGTLLQERMRGIPSDMTLPIGLDPSLGNDTAKAEQALKAIVRLNVLPVQQEEYVAYLLGRITQENRQFQQNGEAPNLTSVPDMGSVGLFTPALEQIPGSFGASGESIEAAIARLTPKFKSLLAAHIAKMILNPGSSRLNVVASMKRAEGETIAITFPVRGAQNSSNSSTQNSNLSRDRLRSDNLKLPLGTPLQFMVTNQENRDLHVSVLVIDPEGEMTIIFPNTWTVEENTTLVKAGETLQIPQPGRDKFRFKVAKPVGMVEVLIIASATPLKQALKALQEVARVRGQASGLPMTLGEEPTKLIDGLLEDFNRGAGNSSGGEKAEVRGLGVMNRVDTQDLAAMSITFESVET, from the coding sequence ATGATGTCTCACATCAAGCGCCGTCAGTTTTTGCAATTTGCCGGATCGACGCTGGCAACTTTGGGTTTAAGCCATCTGGATGTGATGCGAAAGGGCGATCGCTATGGCAAAGTCCTCGCGCAAAGCACACCCCGCAAACTGGCGCTGCTGGTGGGAATTAACGCTTATCAAAATAGTAGCGATCGCTTAGCGGGTTGCATTACCGACGTGGAAATGCAGCAACATCTGCTGATTCACCGCTTTGGCTTCAACAAGAACGATGTCCATATCCTGACAGATGCCCAAGCCACTCGTGAAGGTATCTTGGGTGCATTTGACGAATATCTGATTGGGCAAGCGAAGCCGGGAGATGTTGTGGTGTTTCACTTCTCCGGGCACGGTTCGCGGGTAGATGACAGCCCAGAATGCGATGAAGTGGTCTTAAAACTGAGCGAAAGTTGTTTAAACAGTACCATTGTCCCTGCCGATAACTCTCTACCTTTGGTTGCCCGTCGCCGTGGGGGTATTGCATCCGATATCACAGGACACACGCTGTTTTTGCTGGCGTCAGCGGTAAAAACAGAAAACCTGACAATGGTTCTAGATAGTTGTCATGCTGGGGGCGGAAAACGGGGGAATTTGAACGTCAGGGCGCTGGATGGTGGCGTGCAAGTTAAAGTCAGCCCAGTGGAGAAAGAATATCAACGTCAATTGCTATCGCGGTTGAATCTATCACCGGATGAGTATATTCAGGCACGCAGGGCAGGAGTTGCCAAAGGGATCGTCATTGCTGCCGCCGATCGCAAGCAACTGGCGGCGGATCAGCGCTTCAACGGCTTTGCGGCGGGGGCGTTTACTTATGTGATGACGCAGTATCTTTGGCAGCAAACCGGGGATGAACCCGTGGCGAGTGCGATCGCAAATATTGCCCGTACCACTAATCAGATTTCTTCTACGGGTCAAATTCCAGAATATGAAGCTAAGCAAAAAAGCAACGAACAGGAACCCGCTTACTTCCTGAACCAACAGACTCTCCCGGCGGAAGCGGTAATCACCAAAGTTGAGGGAGATGGAGTGCAGTTGTGGTTGGGAGGTGTCAATTCCCAAAGTATCCCGGCTTTTGATCGAGGTGCCATTTTGACAGTGATAGACGCTCAAGGCAAGGAGCAGGGATTGGTACAGTTGGAAGCGAACTCGCGCAAAGGATTAACGGCACGAGGCAAACTCCTAAATACAGAGAGGGGCGGGGTTTCCTCGCCCCCGCAACTGGGAACATTGCTGCAAGAGAGAATGCGCGGGATTCCCAGCGATATGACCTTACCGATTGGTCTAGATCCATCGCTGGGTAACGACACAGCCAAGGCAGAACAAGCGCTTAAGGCAATTGTGCGCCTCAATGTCTTGCCTGTACAACAGGAAGAATATGTCGCCTACCTCTTAGGTCGCATCACCCAGGAGAATCGTCAATTTCAGCAAAATGGAGAGGCTCCTAATTTAACCTCTGTGCCCGATATGGGCAGTGTCGGCTTATTCACTCCAGCACTAGAACAAATTCCTGGCTCTTTTGGTGCATCTGGTGAATCGATAGAAGCGGCGATCGCCCGTCTCACCCCGAAATTTAAGTCACTGCTAGCAGCTCACATTGCCAAGATGATACTCAATCCCGGTTCCTCTCGGCTGAATGTGGTGGCTTCCATGAAAAGAGCAGAAGGGGAGACAATTGCAATAACTTTCCCGGTTCGCGGCGCACAAAACAGCAGCAATTCTTCAACTCAAAACTCAAACCTCAGCCGCGATCGATTGCGTTCCGACAACTTAAAACTCCCCTTGGGAACGCCGCTTCAGTTTATGGTGACGAACCAAGAAAATCGGGATCTTCACGTATCCGTTTTGGTAATCGATCCTGAAGGAGAAATGACGATCATTTTTCCGAATACCTGGACGGTGGAAGAGAATACGACTCTAGTAAAAGCCGGAGAAACGCTACAAATCCCGCAACCGGGAAGAGATAAGTTCAGATTTAAAGTCGCAAAACCCGTCGGCATGGTAGAGGTTCTGATCATAGCCAGTGCCACTCCTCTTAAGCAAGCGCTCAAGGCATTGCAGGAAGTGGCGAGGGTACGAGGGCAAGCATCAGGGTTGCCAATGACGCTGGGTGAGGAACCAACCAAGTTAATCGACGGTTTGCTAGAAGACTTTAACCGAGGCGCTGGAAATAGCTCTGGCGGTGAGAAGGCAGAGGTTCGGGGGCTGGGGGTAATGAATCGTGTCGATACTCAAGACTTGGCAGCGATGTCAATTACCTTTGAGTCGGTGGAAACATAG
- a CDS encoding DICT sensory domain-containing protein, whose translation MDSSLYQLALRVEPAPQPLAVSPNTLKSLLWALMDVLIDQQLPAKLWVKLPPGEGWQAQIEQYQARAQVGHTIYVCNGKEGREQEKVEEGESESRGELENSSYPLTRSSKLSATASQIIPVQLKPESAISREYFLLVLSENFCGLILAHRPRSAKPAAQATSKDLDQIKNLGSKEFLASQYRNKSALGNPYGAQSGVSESVLALQKQMATAATEDKRGRPLLTVCAFDKLVIQEVLQGIRPAIATTEETILSNWDKLFTLPQSPDSVQNRAIASILTQLLVKQVQQQEEIGRGAAANQASTTEIAELQRQNQALLDEVRFKDELLSNALLELRTPLTNMKTALTLLESAQLKPTQRHRYLHLLHTQCDRQVSLISGLMELVQLDRATTPTTLHPVQLADIVPGVVSTYQAIAQEKGIQLGYTVSPDLPIVSCLEAWLRQIIINLLHNSIKFTPTGGQVVVRTKQQGDYVQLEFRDTGIGIAPNELPKIFDRFYRGRLAPGEEVFGAGLGLTIVQQLLLRCAGSISVTSKLGQGSTFKVLLPVHHSTSVQP comes from the coding sequence ATGGATTCATCCCTTTATCAACTGGCTCTGCGTGTAGAGCCAGCGCCTCAGCCGCTTGCAGTGAGTCCAAACACCCTCAAGTCCTTGTTATGGGCGCTGATGGATGTACTGATTGACCAACAACTGCCAGCTAAACTCTGGGTAAAGCTACCACCTGGGGAAGGCTGGCAGGCGCAGATAGAACAATATCAGGCACGGGCACAGGTTGGGCATACGATTTATGTCTGTAACGGCAAAGAGGGACGGGAGCAGGAGAAAGTAGAAGAAGGGGAAAGTGAGAGCCGGGGAGAGTTAGAGAATTCCTCTTATCCGCTTACCCGATCCTCAAAGCTCTCCGCTACCGCCTCGCAGATTATTCCAGTTCAGCTGAAGCCGGAAAGCGCAATTTCCAGGGAATATTTTTTGTTAGTGCTATCCGAAAACTTTTGTGGCTTAATTTTGGCTCATCGACCCCGCAGCGCCAAGCCAGCCGCCCAAGCAACCTCAAAGGATTTGGATCAAATCAAAAATTTAGGCTCAAAAGAGTTTCTTGCTTCTCAGTACCGGAATAAGAGCGCCCTAGGCAATCCTTACGGGGCACAGTCCGGCGTTAGCGAAAGCGTTTTGGCTTTGCAAAAGCAAATGGCTACAGCAGCTACAGAGGACAAGAGAGGACGACCGCTGCTGACAGTTTGTGCTTTCGACAAGCTAGTAATTCAGGAGGTTTTGCAGGGAATTCGACCCGCGATCGCGACCACTGAAGAGACGATTCTCAGCAACTGGGACAAGCTATTTACCTTACCCCAATCACCTGATTCAGTACAAAATCGAGCGATCGCATCCATCCTGACTCAGTTACTGGTAAAACAAGTCCAGCAGCAAGAAGAAATCGGGCGGGGTGCTGCCGCTAATCAGGCATCAACAACAGAAATCGCCGAACTCCAGCGGCAAAATCAAGCTTTGCTGGATGAAGTGCGCTTTAAAGATGAACTACTAAGTAATGCGCTGTTAGAGCTGCGGACGCCCCTAACCAACATGAAAACTGCGCTGACGCTGCTAGAGTCGGCACAACTCAAACCCACCCAGCGCCATCGCTACCTGCATTTGCTACATACACAGTGCGATCGCCAGGTTTCTTTGATTAGTGGTTTGATGGAGCTAGTCCAGCTAGATCGGGCAACAACACCCACGACTTTGCATCCGGTGCAGTTAGCAGATATTGTGCCTGGAGTTGTCAGCACCTATCAAGCGATCGCTCAAGAAAAAGGCATCCAACTCGGCTATACAGTCAGTCCTGACCTTCCTATCGTCTCCTGCTTAGAGGCATGGCTGCGACAAATTATCATCAATTTGCTACACAACAGCATTAAATTCACTCCCACTGGCGGTCAGGTGGTAGTACGCACCAAGCAACAAGGCGATTACGTACAGTTGGAATTCCGCGATACCGGCATCGGCATTGCCCCGAACGAATTGCCCAAGATTTTTGACCGTTTTTATCGCGGACGCCTAGCACCGGGCGAAGAAGTTTTCGGTGCCGGGTTAGGTTTAACCATTGTCCAGCAACTTCTCCTGCGTTGCGCTGGCTCTATTTCTGTCACCAGTAAATTGGGTCAGGGTTCTACTTTCAAAGTGTTGTTACCCGTTCACCATTCGACATCTGTTCAGCCCTAA